A stretch of Henckelia pumila isolate YLH828 chromosome 4, ASM3356847v2, whole genome shotgun sequence DNA encodes these proteins:
- the LOC140861488 gene encoding uncharacterized protein yields MLGTNTCFLCKKPEHFAKDCPQSKDPIRGRVFAMTHDQVDPDSAIVTGMIRIAGLPAFVLIDSGATHSFISVNFMMKLGVLPDESISKFCVSLPSGAELESSSVVRNCKVQMQSLVLCADFIVLKMVDFDAIFGMDWLSWHEAIIDYKQKTVSLKDQNGKPFAFRTTSKKSAPDMISAGTAWQLLSNGCTVFLASLIGDLEVHRPKLVEVEVVKDFPEVFPDDVAGLPPVREVEFGIELLPETKPASKAPELNRVTVKNRYPLPRIDDLFDQLQGAEVFSKIDLRSGYHQLKVKDADVQKPAFRTRYGHYEFLISFLGHIVSAKGIEVDPSKVEAVRNWAVPKNATEIRSFLGLAGYYRRFIQDFSKIVLPLTSLTRKGMKFVWSEQCEKSFTELKERLISAPVLAIPEGTGRFVVYTNASKSGLGAVLMQDDKVITYASRQLKVCTLAALTVVPSLLERIRVGQASDEQLTLWRNRDEAKGGTLYTVKDGIVHHRGRMWVPAVDSLRVEVKIEHQRPTGFLKPLSIPTWKWEDVTMDFVVGLPVSPRRRNSIWVIVDRCRTPLHWDEVGERAVLGPDIVTQTVDVIAKIRDRMLTAQSRQKSYVDQRRRYLEFEVGDHVFLKVSPWKGVMRFGKKRKYVANLSHVIRHEPVKWTPDLSYEEMPVQILDRQARRLRNREIPMVKVLWSNQLVEESTWEIEQDTRARYPELFGVDDVNEIIGDCVEGQKRSSRFSGEI; encoded by the exons ATGCTTGGGACCAATACTTGCTTTCTTTGCAAGAAGCCAGAGCATTTCGCCAAGGATTGCCCGCAGTCTAAGGATCCTATCAGGGGAAGAGTGTTTGCTATGACTCACGATCAGGTTGACCCAGATTCTGCAATTGTCACAGGTATGATCCGTATCGCTGGTTTACCTGCTTTCGTGTTAATTGATTCAGGAGCTACGCACTCTTTTATATCtgttaattttatgatgaaattgGGGGTCTTGCCGGATGAatctatttcaaaattttgtgtgTCGTTACCCTCAGGAGCAGAACTGGAAAGTAGTAGTGTGGTAAGAAATTGCAAAGTTCAGATGCAGAGTCTAGTTTTGTGTgcagattttattgttttgaaaatGGTGGATTTCGATGCGATTTTTGGGATGGACTGGTTGTCTTGGCATGAGGCTATTATTGACTACAAACAGAAAACTGTCTCATTGAAAGATCAGAACGGGAAACCGTTTGCGTTCCGCACAACCTCTAAGAAAAGCGCACCAGATATGATTTCTGCAGGAACAGCCTGGCAATTATTGAGTAATGGGTGTACAGTCTTTCTTGCGAGTCTAATTGGTGATCTGGAGGTACATCGACCGAAACTTGTGGAAGTGGAAGTAGTGAAGGACTTTCCAGAAGTTTTTCCCGATGATGTTGCGGGATTGCCTCCAGTCAGGGAAGTCGAATTTGGGATAGAATTGTTGCCTGAAACTAAGCCAgcttctaaggcacc aGAACTGAACCGTGTTACAGtgaagaacagatatcctttgCCCAGAATAGACGACTTGTTCGACCAATTGCAAGGGGCAGAGGTGTTCTCAAAAATTGATCTGCGAtcaggttaccatcagctgaaggTAAAGGATGCAGATGTGCAGAAGCCAGCATTCAGGACTCgctatggccactatgagttcttg atttcatttttgggtcatatagtTTCAGCTAAGGGGATTGAGGTGGATCCGTCGAAGGTGGAAGCGGTTCGTAATTGGGCTGTCCCAAAGAATGCTACAGAAatacgaagtttcttgggtttagcaggctactacaggAGATTTATTCAAGACTTCTCCAAGATAGTCCTACCACTGACTTCCTTAACTCGAAAAGGTATGAAGTTTGTGTGGTCAGAACAATGTGAGAAGAGCTTTACAGAATTGAAGGAAAGACTGATTTCAGCGCCAGTGCTAGCAATTCCCGAAGGCACGGGTCGCTTTGTGGTTTATACCAATGCTTCTAAGAGTGGATTAGGAGCTGTGTTGATGCAGGATGATAAAGTAATAACGTATGCATCTCGACAGCTGAAG GTATGCACTCTAGCAGCCTTAACAGTAGTACCTAGTTTGCTTGAGAGAATCAGAGTAGGCCAAGCTTCTGATGAACAGTTGACGTTGTGGAGGAACAGAGATGAAGCCAAGGGTGGTACATTGTACACTGTCAAAGATGGAATTGTTCATCACCGAGGTAGAATGTGGGTGCCAGCAGTAGACTCATTGAGAGTGGAA GTAAAAATTGAGCATCAAAGGCCAACGGGATTCCTAAAACCCTTGTCAATACCCACATGGAAGTGGGAAGATGTCACTATGGATTTCGTAGTAGGATTGCCAGTCTCACCGCGAAGGAGGAACTCGATTTGGGTGATAGTTGACAG GTGTAGAACTCCCTTGCactgggatgaagttggagagagagctgttttgggaccagatatAGTGACTCAAACGGTGGATGTAATAGCTAAGATCAGAgacagaatgttgacagctCAAAGTCGACAGAAAAGTTACGTCGACCAGCGACGTAGATATTTGGAGTTTGAAGTAGGTGACCATGTATTTTTAAAGGTGTCACCATGGAAAGGTGTTATGAGATTTGGGAAAAAAAG GAAGTATGTGGCAAATCTTTCTCATGTTATCCGCCATGAGCCAGTGAAATGGACGCCAGACTTGTCCTACGAGGAGATGCCTGTTCAAATCTTGGACAGACAAGCTCGTAGGTTGAGAAACAGAGAGATTCCAATGGTAAAAGTATTATGGAGCAACCAGTTGGTTGAAGAATCTACTTGGGAAATAGAACAAGATACGCGAGCACGCTATCCAGAACTGTTTg gcgTTGATGATGTGAATGAGATTATTGGTGATTGTGTGGAAGGACAGAAGCGGAGTAGCCGGTTCAGCGGGGAAATATGA